The following proteins come from a genomic window of Anaerobutyricum hallii:
- the ltrA gene encoding group II intron reverse transcriptase/maturase, giving the protein MQRKELLKKSAIRYAEYYGMVEVQDALYADSASEKIFTNLISIIGSDANIKMAYRNLKSNKGSSTPGVDGKTFKDLAEMSEEALVQCVRDKILNYQPKAVRRVYIPKPNGKMRPLGIPTVLDRIVQQSVLQVMEPICEAKFYRHSYGFRPNRSTKNAVAVCYKLAQVDGFHYVVDVDIKGFFDNVDHGKLLKQIWTMGIRDKRLISLIGKMLKAPIEENGVRTVPDKGTPQGGVLSPLLANIVLNELDWWIASQWEEMPAKHPLKSDIYMNKNGTPNKGNLYKKLRQSRLKECHIVRYADDFKIFCRSYSDASKLKHAVEQWLMDRLKLETSPDKSRITNLTKGYSDFLGIKFKLYKKGKKWSIKSHMTDKAINSQRVKLKNAMAQACKSHESEQSQHDDLIRYNQAVVGMHQYYNMATMINSDVHRLFPSIDITMKTRLNSRADLSKEKPPTLKGAMDEYFYQKYGESKQVRYINGMIVVPVAYCRTQNPMFYRVDTNRYTPQGRERIHRMLAKSEYGETLLKLSRDNDTNHSIEFCDNRLSRFVASKGKCELSKVSLAFEDVECIYLNPPSQGGTDEYANLRIVHKDIKSLIYSNDVKIIKSLIDLFDCRGPAKIAKLNKWRAKAGLEAINLITINQTLK; this is encoded by the coding sequence ATGCAAAGAAAGGAATTGTTAAAGAAAAGTGCTATCCGATATGCTGAGTACTACGGCATGGTCGAAGTACAGGACGCATTATATGCGGATAGTGCGAGCGAAAAGATTTTCACGAATCTGATAAGTATTATCGGTTCAGATGCCAATATCAAAATGGCATACCGCAATCTCAAATCAAACAAAGGAAGCAGCACACCTGGTGTCGACGGTAAGACCTTTAAGGACTTAGCTGAGATGTCAGAGGAAGCATTGGTTCAATGTGTTAGGGACAAAATTCTTAACTATCAGCCTAAAGCGGTGAGAAGGGTATATATCCCAAAGCCAAATGGGAAAATGCGACCATTAGGAATCCCTACGGTATTAGATAGGATTGTACAACAAAGCGTGTTGCAGGTCATGGAGCCTATATGCGAAGCCAAGTTTTATCGGCACAGTTATGGTTTCAGACCGAATCGTAGCACTAAGAATGCCGTTGCCGTGTGTTACAAACTGGCGCAGGTGGACGGATTCCACTATGTAGTTGATGTAGATATCAAGGGATTTTTTGATAATGTCGACCATGGAAAGCTACTAAAACAGATATGGACGATGGGAATACGTGATAAAAGGCTGATTTCCTTAATTGGAAAAATGCTAAAAGCTCCAATTGAAGAAAATGGGGTTAGAACGGTACCCGACAAAGGCACGCCACAGGGCGGTGTACTTAGTCCCTTACTGGCAAATATTGTGCTGAATGAGCTTGATTGGTGGATAGCCAGTCAATGGGAGGAAATGCCTGCAAAGCATCCTCTGAAAAGCGATATTTATATGAATAAAAATGGTACTCCGAATAAAGGGAATCTGTACAAGAAGTTGCGACAGTCCAGATTGAAAGAGTGCCACATAGTGAGATATGCGGATGATTTTAAGATATTTTGCAGGTCGTATTCTGATGCTTCCAAGCTAAAGCATGCGGTCGAGCAATGGCTAATGGACAGACTAAAGCTGGAAACATCTCCAGATAAGTCACGAATTACGAATCTTACCAAAGGCTATAGCGACTTCTTAGGCATAAAATTTAAACTTTACAAGAAGGGAAAGAAATGGTCTATCAAGTCTCATATGACTGACAAAGCCATCAATTCTCAACGAGTGAAGCTGAAAAATGCCATGGCGCAGGCCTGTAAATCTCACGAGAGTGAACAATCACAGCACGATGACCTCATCAGATACAACCAAGCAGTCGTAGGTATGCATCAGTACTATAACATGGCTACTATGATAAATTCAGATGTTCACAGACTGTTCCCGTCGATTGACATAACCATGAAGACGAGACTGAATAGTCGGGCTGACCTCTCCAAGGAAAAACCGCCGACATTGAAAGGTGCGATGGACGAATATTTCTATCAGAAATATGGGGAGTCCAAACAGGTTAGATATATCAATGGTATGATTGTCGTTCCTGTAGCATACTGTAGGACGCAAAATCCAATGTTCTACCGAGTGGACACCAATCGTTACACCCCACAGGGACGTGAACGTATTCACCGCATGCTTGCTAAATCTGAATATGGAGAAACGCTGTTGAAGTTGAGTAGAGATAACGACACGAATCATAGTATCGAATTCTGTGACAACCGCCTATCAAGATTTGTGGCATCAAAGGGTAAGTGTGAACTCTCAAAGGTGTCTCTTGCGTTTGAAGATGTGGAATGCATATATCTTAATCCACCAAGCCAAGGTGGTACGGATGAATATGCAAACCTCAGAATCGTACACAAAGATATAAAGAGCCTTATCTATTCTAATGACGTGAAAATCATCAAGTCCCTCATCGATTTATTCGATTGTAGGGGACCTGCCAAGATTGCAAAGCTCAACAAATGGAGAGCTAAAGCAGGATTGGAAGCAATTAACCTTATAACAATTAACCAGACTTTGAAGTGA
- a CDS encoding PrgI family protein, with translation MAYVPVPKDLTKVKTKVALNLTKRQLIFFSLAAVVGIPFYLVMRKPIGSSIAAILMVTIMLPFFFMAMYEKDGLPFEKVVANIIRQKFICPAVRPYKTENFYQEISTLVKKEGVPDGKKDKAGGSAGASVPGGKKKPSGKKKQKKQKRKRTGKA, from the coding sequence ATGGCGTATGTACCAGTACCAAAAGACCTTACCAAGGTCAAAACAAAAGTAGCGTTAAATCTGACAAAGCGGCAGCTGATTTTCTTTTCACTTGCCGCAGTTGTGGGAATTCCGTTTTATCTGGTCATGAGAAAACCAATCGGTTCCAGTATCGCAGCCATCCTGATGGTAACGATCATGCTTCCGTTTTTCTTCATGGCAATGTATGAAAAAGACGGTCTTCCCTTTGAAAAAGTGGTGGCAAATATCATTCGACAGAAGTTTATCTGTCCGGCAGTAAGACCATATAAGACAGAAAATTTTTATCAGGAGATTTCCACCCTTGTGAAAAAGGAGGGTGTGCCGGATGGCAAAAAAGACAAAGCAGGAGGCTCAGCAGGAGCGTCTGTCCCTGGCGGAAAAAAGAAACCGTCAGGAAAGAAGAAACAAAAAAAGCAGAAAAGAAAGAGAACAGGAAAAGCGTAG
- a CDS encoding VirB6/TrbL-like conjugal transfer protein, CD1112 family yields MNTIIERITEAIKDILIGLIKSSLDNMFTSVNEQVGTIAGQVGQTPQGWNAGIFNLIQNISQTVIVPIAGLIITFVLCYELITMVTQKNNFHEFETYNIFLWIFKAYVAIYLVTNTFNITMAVFDVGQHVVNNAAGVISGNTAVDATEAITRIVDALEDMELGDLFLLSMETMLISVTMHILSIIITVILFGRMIEIYLYTSIAPIPFATMTNKEWGNIGNNYLKGLFALAFQGFFMMVCVGIYAVLVNAMTISSDLHAAMFSVAAYTVILAFSLFKTGSLSKSIFNAH; encoded by the coding sequence ATGAACACCATCATTGAGAGAATTACGGAAGCGATAAAGGATATCCTGATCGGGCTTATTAAGTCAAGTTTGGATAACATGTTCACGTCTGTCAATGAGCAGGTGGGAACCATAGCCGGGCAGGTGGGACAGACACCGCAAGGATGGAATGCAGGGATTTTTAATCTGATTCAGAATATATCCCAAACGGTGATTGTCCCCATTGCGGGACTGATCATCACCTTTGTCCTGTGCTATGAATTGATCACGATGGTAACACAGAAAAACAATTTCCATGAATTTGAGACTTATAACATTTTCCTCTGGATCTTCAAAGCGTATGTAGCCATTTATCTGGTGACAAATACGTTCAATATCACGATGGCGGTCTTTGATGTTGGCCAGCATGTGGTCAACAATGCCGCAGGGGTGATATCAGGAAACACTGCGGTGGATGCAACAGAAGCAATTACACGGATTGTGGATGCCCTGGAGGATATGGAGTTAGGGGATTTGTTCCTGCTATCCATGGAAACGATGTTGATCAGTGTTACCATGCACATTCTGTCAATTATCATTACGGTAATCTTGTTCGGAAGAATGATAGAAATTTACCTTTATACTTCCATAGCACCAATTCCGTTTGCCACCATGACCAATAAGGAATGGGGCAATATCGGAAACAACTATTTAAAAGGCTTGTTCGCACTGGCATTTCAGGGATTCTTCATGATGGTCTGTGTGGGAATTTATGCAGTTTTAGTAAATGCAATGACCATATCCAGTGACCTTCATGCAGCAATGTTTTCAGTAGCGGCTTATACCGTGATTCTTGCATTTTCATTATTCAAGACCGGAAGCCTTAGCAAATCAATATTTAATGCCCACTAA
- a CDS encoding Maff2 family mobile element protein: protein MAFFSSAITTLKTLVVAIGAGLGVWGVVNLLEGYGNDNPGAKSQGIKQLMAGAGIMLLGTTLIPQLATLFS from the coding sequence ATGGCATTTTTTAGCAGTGCAATTACAACTTTAAAAACTCTTGTAGTCGCAATCGGCGCAGGTCTTGGCGTGTGGGGTGTCGTAAACCTTCTGGAAGGATATGGAAATGACAATCCCGGTGCTAAGAGCCAGGGCATCAAACAGCTGATGGCTGGTGCTGGAATTATGCTGCTGGGAACTACCCTGATTCCACAGCTGGCAACATTGTTCTCTTAA
- a CDS encoding VirD4-like conjugal transfer protein, CD1115 family, which yields MQKWKNKIGGKLSALDKKKLVLTNIPYALAAFYADRAFFLYRNSPGEDMGNKFLYAMEHADRIFAGFVLSNNWKDLLAGIVVAVVLKVLVWQKQADAKKLRKGIEYGSARWGTAEDIKPYMSEDPWMNIPLTATEALTMESRPKQPKYARNKNIVVIGGSGSGKTRFFVKPSVMQMNCSMVITDPKGTLIEECGKMLAKGPPKKDKNGNIMKDKSGKVVHEPYVIKVLNTINFSKSLHYNPFAYIRSEKDILKLVTTIIVNTKGEGEKASEDFWVKAEKLLYTALIAFIWYEGKEEEKNLNTLLDLLNESETREEDETYQNPVDMLFEELEAKEPQHFAVRQYKKYKMAAGKTAKSILISCGARLAPFDIAELREIMSYDEMELDKIGDRKTALFLIMSDTDTTFNFVIAMLQSQLFNLLCDKADDVYGGRLPVHVRVIADEFANIGQIPQFDKLIATIRSREISASIILQSQSQLKAMYKDSADTILGNCDTTLFLGGKEKTTLKEMSELLGKETIDLYNTSETRSNQKSFGLNYQKTGKQLMTEDEIAVMDGGKCILQIRGARPFFSDKYDITKHKNYRFLADENEKNRYKVEKELNPQYTPKPEEEVEVIQVELSE from the coding sequence ATGCAGAAGTGGAAGAATAAAATCGGGGGTAAGCTGTCCGCCCTGGATAAAAAGAAACTGGTTCTTACAAATATCCCTTATGCTCTGGCTGCTTTCTATGCAGACCGGGCATTTTTTCTTTACCGGAACAGTCCGGGAGAAGATATGGGGAACAAATTTTTATATGCAATGGAACACGCAGACCGGATTTTTGCTGGTTTTGTGTTAAGCAATAACTGGAAAGATCTGCTAGCAGGTATTGTTGTTGCAGTCGTTCTGAAAGTGTTGGTTTGGCAGAAACAGGCAGACGCAAAGAAATTACGGAAAGGCATCGAGTATGGTTCAGCCAGATGGGGAACCGCAGAGGATATCAAGCCTTATATGTCGGAAGATCCATGGATGAACATTCCATTGACAGCAACAGAAGCACTGACCATGGAGAGCAGACCGAAGCAGCCGAAGTATGCAAGAAATAAAAATATAGTGGTCATCGGCGGCAGTGGTTCCGGTAAGACACGTTTTTTCGTAAAACCATCGGTCATGCAGATGAACTGTTCCATGGTCATTACAGATCCGAAAGGCACTTTGATTGAAGAGTGTGGGAAGATGTTAGCAAAGGGACCACCTAAGAAAGATAAGAATGGAAATATCATGAAAGATAAATCTGGAAAAGTGGTACATGAGCCATATGTGATTAAGGTTCTGAATACCATCAATTTTTCCAAATCGCTTCATTACAATCCATTTGCTTATATACGGTCTGAAAAAGATATCCTGAAGCTGGTTACAACAATCATTGTTAATACCAAAGGCGAAGGGGAAAAAGCTTCCGAAGATTTTTGGGTGAAAGCAGAGAAATTGCTGTACACAGCATTGATTGCGTTTATCTGGTACGAGGGGAAAGAGGAAGAAAAAAATCTCAACACCCTTCTGGATCTGCTGAATGAAAGTGAAACCCGTGAAGAGGATGAAACTTACCAGAATCCGGTGGATATGTTGTTTGAAGAGCTGGAGGCAAAAGAACCTCAGCATTTTGCGGTCAGACAATATAAAAAATACAAAATGGCGGCTGGAAAGACAGCGAAAAGTATTTTGATATCCTGTGGAGCCAGACTTGCCCCATTTGATATCGCAGAACTTCGTGAGATCATGTCTTACGATGAAATGGAACTGGATAAGATTGGGGACAGGAAAACAGCCTTGTTCTTGATTATGTCCGATACAGATACAACCTTTAACTTTGTGATTGCGATGCTGCAGTCACAGCTTTTCAATTTGCTTTGTGATAAGGCAGACGATGTATATGGTGGAAGACTTCCGGTGCATGTGCGTGTCATCGCTGATGAGTTTGCCAACATCGGGCAGATTCCTCAGTTTGACAAGCTGATTGCAACTATCCGAAGCAGGGAAATCTCTGCTTCTATTATTTTGCAGTCACAGAGTCAGCTAAAGGCAATGTATAAGGATAGTGCAGATACCATTCTGGGTAACTGTGATACTACACTATTTCTTGGTGGAAAAGAGAAAACTACCTTAAAGGAAATGAGTGAACTTCTGGGTAAGGAAACCATTGATCTGTATAACACTTCGGAAACGAGGAGCAATCAGAAGTCCTTTGGATTGAATTACCAGAAAACAGGCAAACAGCTGATGACAGAAGATGAGATTGCAGTCATGGATGGAGGAAAATGTATCCTGCAGATTCGTGGTGCCAGACCATTTTTCTCAGACAAATATGATATCACGAAACACAAAAATTATCGGTTTCTTGCAGATGAAAATGAGAAAAACCGATACAAAGTAGAAAAAGAGTTAAATCCGCAGTACACACCGAAACCCGAAGAAGAAGTGGAGGTAATTCAGGTGGAGTTGTCGGAGTAA